From Actinoplanes oblitus, a single genomic window includes:
- a CDS encoding ABC transporter substrate-binding protein gives MSPSRRQLLTLGAAAVTVAACSPPGSDTPSAGASGPIPDKPSKAVTLNILDVAGNLQLTQGMIDDFVARNGAVVERVTYQKATAPELVGKIKAQQAAGRVDVDLVLTGVDGLAGGIDQQLWVPLLPDYASRLPAMKDYLAGAAAMQKLAGQYGVTVTYYPSGPLIEYLPAKVATPPRTAPDLLAYAKANPGAVQYARPSNSGPGRTLLMGLPYLLGDANPKDPINGWNKTWDYLRQLGESITLYPSTTSETMKNLANGSAKIIASTTGWDINPRVLGTVPREAAIGTLTGFHWVTDAHYAAIPKGVGTDKQAAVLALLAWMLTPEQQAKAYDKGYFYPGPAIADVPITMAPPESQQAIRDYGRPEYAGLIAKNPIEVPLGAAALVAAFDRWDREIGGSKVKK, from the coding sequence ATGTCTCCCAGCCGCCGCCAACTGCTCACCCTCGGCGCCGCCGCCGTGACCGTCGCCGCCTGCAGCCCGCCGGGCAGCGACACCCCGTCCGCCGGCGCCAGCGGCCCGATCCCGGACAAGCCGTCCAAGGCGGTCACCCTCAACATCCTGGACGTGGCCGGCAACCTGCAGCTGACCCAGGGCATGATCGACGACTTCGTGGCCCGGAACGGCGCCGTGGTCGAGCGGGTCACCTATCAGAAGGCGACCGCCCCGGAGCTGGTCGGCAAGATCAAGGCGCAGCAGGCCGCCGGCCGGGTGGACGTCGACCTGGTGCTGACCGGCGTGGACGGCCTGGCCGGCGGCATCGACCAGCAGCTCTGGGTGCCGCTGCTGCCGGATTACGCGAGCCGCCTGCCGGCCATGAAGGACTACCTGGCCGGCGCGGCCGCCATGCAGAAACTCGCCGGCCAGTACGGGGTGACCGTCACCTACTACCCGTCCGGCCCACTGATCGAGTACCTGCCGGCCAAGGTCGCCACCCCGCCGAGGACCGCGCCGGATCTGCTCGCCTACGCCAAGGCCAATCCGGGCGCGGTCCAGTACGCCCGCCCGTCCAACTCCGGCCCGGGCCGCACCCTGCTGATGGGCCTGCCCTACCTGCTCGGCGACGCCAACCCGAAGGACCCGATCAACGGCTGGAACAAGACCTGGGACTACCTCCGGCAGCTCGGCGAGTCGATCACCCTCTACCCGTCCACCACCAGCGAGACGATGAAGAACCTGGCCAACGGATCCGCGAAGATCATCGCGTCGACCACCGGCTGGGACATCAACCCCCGGGTCCTCGGCACGGTGCCCAGGGAGGCGGCGATCGGCACCCTCACCGGCTTCCACTGGGTCACCGACGCGCACTACGCGGCCATCCCGAAGGGCGTCGGCACCGACAAGCAGGCCGCCGTGCTCGCCCTGCTCGCCTGGATGCTCACCCCGGAACAGCAGGCCAAGGCGTACGACAAGGGGTACTTCTATCCCGGCCCGGCGATCGCTGACGTGCCGATCACCATGGCCCCGCCGGAGAGCCAGCAGGCCATCAGGGACTACGGCCGCCCGGAGTACGCCGGGCTGATCGCGAAGAACCCGATCGAGGTCCCGCTCGGCGCCGCCGCACTGGTCGCCGCGTTCGACCGCTGGGACCGCGAAATCGGCGGCTCCAAGGTGAAGAAATGA
- a CDS encoding ABC transporter permease: protein MTASTLAVRHRLAERGVDRQLLLLVPATVFVVALFVYPFCYGIAVSLQPAQGGALAAYRTFFTDAYQRDTIGTTLAIALPAALINVLAAVPIAYRMRGRFRGKRLLTTALVVPITLGTVLTAEGLLNFLGPTGWFNRLLLGAGLVDQPVTLTHNYWGVFFSLVITGFPFAFLLVLSYLSGIDPSLERAAATLGAGWAQRFFRITLPLLAPGLATTFCLTFVLAFSVFPSAILVGDPAGSTRVISIAAYEAAYVHYDYAAASAAAIVMGAVELVVITVVLGLRSLLYTGSTAGGKG, encoded by the coding sequence GTGACCGCCTCGACGCTCGCGGTCCGGCACCGGCTCGCCGAGCGGGGCGTCGACCGGCAGCTACTGCTCCTGGTCCCGGCCACGGTGTTCGTGGTGGCGCTCTTCGTCTACCCGTTCTGCTACGGCATCGCGGTGTCGCTGCAGCCGGCCCAGGGTGGCGCGCTCGCCGCCTACCGCACCTTCTTCACCGACGCCTACCAGCGCGACACGATCGGCACGACGCTCGCCATCGCGCTGCCGGCCGCGCTGATCAACGTCCTGGCCGCGGTGCCGATCGCCTACCGGATGCGCGGGCGCTTCCGCGGCAAGCGGCTGCTCACCACGGCGCTGGTGGTGCCGATCACGCTCGGCACCGTGCTCACCGCCGAGGGCCTGCTCAATTTCCTCGGCCCGACCGGCTGGTTCAACCGGCTGCTGCTCGGTGCCGGACTGGTCGACCAGCCGGTGACGCTCACCCACAACTACTGGGGGGTGTTCTTCTCGCTGGTGATCACCGGGTTCCCGTTCGCGTTCCTGCTGGTGCTCTCCTACCTGTCCGGCATCGATCCGAGCCTGGAACGGGCCGCCGCCACCCTCGGCGCCGGCTGGGCGCAGCGGTTCTTCCGGATCACCCTGCCGCTGCTCGCGCCGGGCCTGGCCACCACGTTCTGCCTGACCTTCGTGCTCGCCTTCAGCGTCTTCCCGTCGGCGATCCTGGTCGGCGATCCGGCCGGCAGCACCCGGGTGATCAGCATCGCCGCCTACGAGGCCGCCTACGTGCACTACGACTACGCCGCCGCGTCGGCCGCCGCGATCGTGATGGGCGCTGTCGAACTCGTCGTGATCACCGTCGTGCTCGGGCTGCGCAGCCTGCTTTACACCGGTTCGACGGCGGGAGGCAAGGGATGA
- a CDS encoding SPFH domain-containing protein, with translation MSMVDKIRGEFIDIVEWLNDSRDTLVWRFPRYHNEIKMNARLVVRESQVAVLVNEGTIADAFGPGTHTLTTQNLPVLSTLKGWKHGFESPFKAEVYFVNTRQFTDLKWGTQNPVIVRDPEFGMVRLRAHGAYALRITDPRLLLTELVGTDPEFRTEEVAGYLQQMILSRLTSALAAANVSLLDMAAQQEAIGAQLTDALAGQVAPMGLGIPAVIVRNISVPPEVEQALDRRTQMGILGDLQRYTTFQTANAIEDAARNPGAAGMGTGMGVGMLFGQRLGGAAGAVAQPAMPVQPPPLPVTTQWYVALDGSQQGPFELGTLGVRVGAGAIARETLVWRAGMAHWAPAGDQPELAALFATTPPPMPR, from the coding sequence ATGTCGATGGTAGACAAGATACGCGGCGAATTCATCGATATCGTCGAGTGGCTGAATGACAGCCGCGACACGCTCGTGTGGCGATTCCCGCGGTACCACAACGAGATCAAGATGAATGCCCGCCTCGTAGTGCGCGAATCGCAGGTGGCGGTCCTTGTCAACGAGGGCACCATCGCGGACGCCTTCGGCCCCGGCACGCACACTCTGACCACCCAGAACCTCCCCGTGCTGTCCACCCTCAAGGGCTGGAAGCACGGATTCGAGTCGCCGTTCAAAGCCGAGGTGTACTTCGTCAACACCCGGCAGTTCACCGACCTGAAATGGGGCACCCAGAACCCGGTCATCGTCCGGGACCCCGAATTCGGCATGGTGCGGCTGCGGGCCCACGGCGCGTACGCATTGCGCATCACCGACCCGCGCCTGCTCCTCACCGAACTGGTGGGCACCGATCCGGAATTCCGTACCGAAGAGGTCGCCGGTTATCTCCAGCAGATGATCCTGAGCCGGTTGACCTCCGCTCTCGCCGCCGCGAACGTGTCCCTGCTCGACATGGCGGCCCAGCAGGAGGCCATCGGCGCGCAACTCACCGATGCGCTCGCCGGGCAGGTCGCCCCGATGGGACTGGGGATCCCGGCCGTGATCGTCCGGAACATCTCGGTGCCGCCCGAAGTGGAGCAGGCACTCGACCGGCGTACCCAGATGGGCATCCTTGGCGACCTGCAGCGATACACGACGTTCCAGACCGCCAACGCGATCGAGGACGCCGCCCGCAACCCCGGTGCCGCCGGGATGGGCACCGGAATGGGTGTCGGGATGCTCTTCGGCCAGCGTCTGGGCGGGGCGGCCGGCGCCGTCGCTCAACCCGCCATGCCCGTGCAACCACCGCCGCTGCCGGTGACCACGCAGTGGTACGTGGCTCTGGACGGCAGCCAGCAGGGGCCGTTCGAGCTCGGCACCCTCGGAGTGCGGGTGGGCGCCGGCGCGATCGCGCGGGAAACGCTGGTGTGGCGGGCCGGGATGGCCCACTGGGCACCGGCCGGGGACCAGCCCGAGCTCGCCGCCCTGTTCGCCACCACGCCGCCCCCGATGCCGCGATGA
- a CDS encoding helix-turn-helix transcriptional regulator, which produces MTVGERRIELAGFLRARREQLTPGDVGLPVGPRRRTPGLRRQEVAQLAAVSVEWYTRLEQGRVGVPGVTVLDSLAGALRLTDAQRRHLHLIARGEAPARRHEPAPVRPSLRAVLDGMPLLPAYVVDFRFDVLAHNAAAAALFGAEFGTGPTANTARALFLDEPMRATQLDWRRIAREMVGNLRANLARHPGDARLREVIDELGRASADFAGWWRDQTVSERTHGRKRIQHPEAGLLTVCYDVLGSPDGSDQHLFTITPEGAADELKLRGLITRYSRFRLAAM; this is translated from the coding sequence ATGACGGTGGGTGAGCGGCGGATCGAGCTGGCCGGGTTCCTGCGGGCCCGGCGCGAGCAGCTGACCCCGGGCGATGTCGGGTTGCCGGTGGGACCGCGGCGGCGGACCCCGGGACTGCGCCGGCAGGAGGTCGCCCAGCTCGCCGCGGTGAGCGTGGAGTGGTACACCCGGCTGGAGCAGGGCCGGGTGGGCGTTCCGGGCGTCACGGTCCTCGACTCGCTGGCCGGGGCGCTGCGGCTGACCGACGCGCAACGCCGGCACCTGCACCTGATCGCCCGGGGCGAGGCGCCGGCCCGGCGTCACGAACCCGCCCCGGTCCGCCCCTCGCTGCGGGCGGTGCTGGACGGGATGCCGCTGCTCCCGGCGTACGTGGTCGACTTCCGGTTCGACGTGCTGGCCCACAACGCCGCGGCGGCCGCGCTGTTCGGCGCGGAGTTCGGCACCGGCCCGACGGCGAACACGGCGCGCGCGCTGTTCCTGGACGAGCCGATGCGTGCTACCCAGCTGGACTGGCGGCGGATCGCCCGGGAGATGGTCGGCAACCTGCGCGCCAACCTGGCCCGGCACCCCGGCGACGCCCGCCTGCGGGAGGTGATCGACGAGCTGGGCCGGGCCAGCGCCGACTTCGCCGGCTGGTGGCGCGACCAGACGGTGAGCGAGCGCACCCACGGCCGCAAGCGGATCCAGCATCCGGAGGCCGGGCTGCTGACCGTCTGCTACGACGTGCTGGGCAGCCCCGACGGCAGCGACCAGCACCTGTTCACCATCACTCCCGAGGGAGCCGCGGACGAGCTGAAGCTGCGCGGGTTGATCACGCGTTACAGCCGTTTCCGGCTGGCCGCAATGTAG
- the manD gene encoding D-mannonate dehydratase ManD encodes MRITEARVIVTCPGRNFVTLKVVTDDGVTGVGDATLNGRELAVAAYLREHVVPALIGRDPARIEDTWQYLYRGAYWRRGPVTMTAIAAVDTALWDIKGKVAGLPVYQLLGGRCRDGVTVYGHANAATAEDLMPEIARYLGLGYRAVRVQTGVPGLAGVYGVGRPGAVYEPAEPGVPAETVWDTARYLDHVPRVLADVRAEFGPHLRLLHDVHHRLTPIEAARLGRSLEPFGLTWLEDPVPAELPDGFRLIRQHTTTPLAVGEVFTSIWDCRELITGQLIDYIRTTVVHAGGITHLRRIFDLAALHHVRSGSHGATDLSPICLAAALHVDLAIPNFGLQEYMPHSPETDAVFPHGYHFADGYLHPAETPGLGVDIDEELAARHPYRPASLPVNRLADGTLHDW; translated from the coding sequence GTGAGGATCACCGAGGCCCGGGTGATCGTGACCTGCCCCGGGCGCAACTTCGTCACCCTCAAGGTCGTCACCGACGACGGGGTGACCGGGGTCGGGGACGCCACGCTGAACGGGCGGGAGCTGGCGGTGGCGGCGTACCTGCGGGAGCACGTCGTCCCCGCGCTGATCGGGCGGGACCCGGCACGGATCGAGGACACCTGGCAGTACCTGTACCGCGGGGCCTACTGGCGGCGCGGACCGGTGACGATGACCGCCATCGCCGCGGTGGACACGGCACTGTGGGACATCAAGGGGAAGGTGGCCGGATTGCCGGTCTACCAGCTGCTCGGCGGGCGGTGCCGGGACGGGGTGACCGTCTACGGCCACGCCAACGCGGCCACCGCCGAGGACCTGATGCCGGAGATAGCGCGCTATCTGGGCCTGGGATATCGGGCGGTCCGGGTGCAGACCGGGGTGCCGGGGCTGGCCGGGGTCTACGGGGTGGGCCGGCCGGGTGCTGTCTACGAGCCCGCCGAGCCGGGCGTTCCGGCGGAGACGGTCTGGGACACCGCGCGGTATCTCGACCACGTCCCGCGGGTCCTCGCCGACGTGCGCGCCGAGTTCGGGCCGCACCTGCGGCTGCTGCACGACGTGCACCACCGGCTCACCCCGATCGAGGCGGCCCGGCTGGGCAGGAGCCTCGAACCGTTCGGGCTCACCTGGCTGGAGGACCCGGTCCCGGCCGAGCTGCCGGACGGCTTCCGGCTGATCCGGCAGCACACCACCACCCCGCTCGCGGTCGGCGAGGTGTTCACCTCCATCTGGGACTGCCGGGAGCTGATCACCGGACAGTTGATCGACTACATCCGCACCACGGTGGTGCACGCCGGCGGGATCACCCACCTGCGGCGGATCTTCGACCTGGCCGCGCTGCACCACGTCCGCAGCGGCTCGCACGGCGCCACCGACCTGTCCCCGATCTGCCTGGCCGCCGCGCTGCACGTGGACCTCGCCATCCCGAACTTCGGGCTCCAGGAGTACATGCCGCACAGCCCGGAGACCGACGCGGTGTTTCCGCACGGATACCACTTCGCGGACGGCTACCTGCATCCGGCCGAGACTCCGGGGCTGGGCGTGGACATCGACGAGGAGCTGGCGGCACGCCATCCGTACCGGCCGGCCTCGCTACCGGTGAACCGGCTGGCCGACGGGACGCTGCACGACTGGTGA
- a CDS encoding DUF4352 domain-containing protein has translation MTAPGKTADVSSTCPSCGAAMEVDYDAGVMRCPYCRRETPMPGSQTGWPLGAGATGLPRVTITSNRPLIEVTPEMARRQKRIALIVGGAILAFMLAVMIPIFSVFASSSSDYSSEPAAKEVREVEVGATARVKGFEATVRSVDCTKQSMTRKADDPATSWDESDVIKAEGKFCVLGFSVRNVGDKTDTYPTFDLEASSPTERIFSRNTSAEWYLNKDTDDLSKPIDPGKIVDSFLVYDVPTDSKFAYLQLSDGILSDAIVKVKIDK, from the coding sequence ATGACCGCCCCGGGAAAGACCGCCGACGTGTCCTCCACCTGTCCGTCCTGCGGCGCGGCGATGGAGGTCGACTACGACGCGGGTGTCATGCGGTGCCCCTACTGCCGGCGGGAGACGCCCATGCCGGGCTCGCAGACCGGCTGGCCCCTCGGTGCGGGCGCCACCGGCCTGCCGCGCGTCACCATCACCAGCAACCGGCCGCTCATCGAAGTCACGCCGGAGATGGCCCGCCGCCAGAAGAGGATCGCGTTGATCGTCGGCGGGGCAATCCTGGCGTTCATGCTGGCCGTTATGATCCCGATCTTCTCCGTCTTCGCGAGCTCGTCCTCGGATTACTCGTCTGAGCCCGCCGCGAAGGAAGTTCGGGAGGTGGAGGTCGGAGCCACCGCACGGGTCAAGGGATTCGAGGCGACGGTCCGCAGCGTCGACTGCACGAAGCAGTCGATGACGAGAAAGGCCGACGACCCGGCGACCAGCTGGGACGAGAGCGACGTCATCAAGGCCGAGGGCAAGTTCTGCGTACTCGGCTTCTCGGTGAGGAACGTCGGGGACAAGACCGACACCTATCCCACGTTCGACCTCGAGGCCTCCAGCCCCACCGAACGAATTTTCAGCAGGAACACCAGCGCCGAGTGGTACCTGAACAAGGACACCGACGACCTCAGCAAGCCGATCGATCCGGGGAAGATTGTCGACAGCTTCCTCGTCTACGACGTTCCGACCGACTCGAAATTCGCCTACCTGCAACTTTCCGACGGGATTCTGTCCGACGCCATCGTCAAGGTGAAGATCGACAAGTAG
- a CDS encoding ABC transporter permease — translation MRRRIVASPGAWVVWGLVAIFFAALAGVIGSVVVNSFGVRWFDTWLPPDYTTRWYGQAWTDFTLLPVLTVTLVVCLLVAGISVLVGVPAAYVLARRRFPGSRLMYLLFLLPILMPPITYGIPLATVLYKYGLAGHLSGVVLANLVPSVPFVILTMTPFIEQIDPAVERAARMCGARTRHVFASILAPLLVPGILAASILVVVRTVGMFELTFLTAGPDSQTLVVALFYSMSAAGIRAQQSVDAMAVIYCVMMLVLLVVALRFVNPTQLVARVKEDPE, via the coding sequence ATGAGACGCCGCATCGTGGCCAGCCCGGGCGCCTGGGTGGTCTGGGGCCTGGTGGCGATCTTCTTCGCCGCCCTGGCCGGGGTGATCGGGTCGGTGGTGGTCAACTCGTTCGGGGTGCGCTGGTTCGACACCTGGCTGCCGCCGGACTACACCACCCGGTGGTACGGCCAGGCCTGGACCGACTTCACCCTGCTGCCGGTGCTGACCGTCACGCTCGTCGTCTGCCTGCTGGTCGCCGGGATCTCCGTGCTGGTCGGCGTGCCGGCCGCCTACGTGCTGGCCCGCCGCCGGTTCCCCGGCAGCCGGCTGATGTACCTGCTGTTCCTGCTGCCCATCCTGATGCCGCCGATCACCTACGGGATTCCGCTGGCCACGGTGCTCTACAAGTACGGGCTCGCCGGTCACCTGTCCGGCGTGGTGCTGGCGAACCTGGTGCCGTCGGTACCGTTCGTGATCCTGACGATGACGCCGTTCATCGAGCAGATCGACCCGGCCGTCGAACGGGCGGCCCGGATGTGCGGGGCACGCACCCGGCACGTGTTCGCCTCGATCCTCGCGCCGCTGCTGGTGCCGGGCATCCTGGCGGCGTCGATCCTGGTGGTGGTCCGCACCGTCGGAATGTTCGAGCTGACCTTCCTGACCGCCGGACCGGACTCGCAGACCCTGGTGGTGGCGCTGTTCTACTCGATGTCGGCGGCCGGGATCCGGGCGCAGCAGTCGGTGGACGCGATGGCCGTCATCTACTGCGTGATGATGCTGGTCCTGCTCGTCGTGGCGTTGCGGTTCGTGAATCCGACGCAGCTGGTGGCCCGGGTCAAGGAGGACCCGGAGTGA
- a CDS encoding LacI family DNA-binding transcriptional regulator: protein MAVTIKDVARLAGVSQSSVCRALADPARVRPETRDRVQSAAKQLGYHPNRVARSLITGRTANLGVVLPDLANPFFPTVVKAIQTRARRFDYAVFLSDTDEDPAVEVPAIRALAMQVDGFLLCSPRAPDDDLRPFAREKPMVVLNRRITPLPSVTADSADGMRQAVAHLAALGHRTLAYVAGPRTSWSNRDRQRGLRAATTAHGIRLVEVGNVAPTVDGGAAAADLVLAATGVTAVLAYNDLVALGLLRRCHARGVRVPEQLSVVGFDDILIAGLLAPPLTTVAIGKERIGRVGVDLLLELMTDPDHRGTAKRVLPTQLIVRGSTGPAVS, encoded by the coding sequence GTGGCGGTGACCATCAAGGACGTCGCACGGCTCGCCGGGGTGTCACAGTCCTCGGTGTGCCGGGCGCTGGCCGATCCCGCACGGGTGCGGCCGGAGACCCGCGACCGGGTGCAGAGCGCCGCGAAACAGCTCGGCTACCACCCGAACCGGGTGGCCCGCAGCCTGATCACCGGGCGCACCGCGAACCTCGGCGTGGTGCTGCCGGACCTGGCCAACCCGTTCTTCCCGACCGTGGTGAAGGCGATCCAGACGCGGGCGCGCCGGTTCGACTACGCGGTCTTCCTCAGCGACACCGACGAGGACCCGGCAGTCGAGGTGCCGGCCATCCGGGCCCTGGCGATGCAGGTCGACGGGTTCCTGCTCTGCTCGCCGCGGGCGCCCGACGACGACCTGCGGCCGTTCGCCCGGGAGAAGCCGATGGTGGTGCTGAACCGGCGGATCACCCCGCTCCCGTCGGTCACCGCGGACAGCGCCGACGGGATGCGGCAGGCGGTCGCGCATCTGGCCGCGCTGGGGCACCGGACCCTGGCGTACGTCGCCGGCCCGCGCACCTCCTGGTCCAACCGCGACCGGCAGCGGGGCCTGCGCGCCGCCACCACCGCCCACGGCATCCGGCTGGTCGAGGTCGGCAACGTCGCACCCACCGTGGACGGCGGGGCGGCCGCCGCCGACCTGGTCCTCGCCGCCACCGGGGTCACCGCGGTCCTGGCCTACAACGACCTGGTCGCGCTCGGCCTGCTGCGACGGTGCCACGCCCGGGGTGTCCGCGTCCCGGAGCAGCTCAGCGTCGTCGGCTTCGACGACATCCTGATCGCCGGGCTGCTCGCCCCGCCGCTGACCACCGTCGCGATCGGCAAGGAGCGGATCGGCCGGGTCGGGGTGGACCTGCTCCTGGAGTTGATGACCGACCCGGATCACCGCGGCACCGCCAAGCGGGTGCTGCCCACCCAGCTCATCGTGCGTGGTTCGACGGGCCCCGCCGTCTCGTGA
- a CDS encoding sulfurtransferase TusA family protein: MDAQVNPVVLDGGDRRCVVLLIELRKLIATLPPGATVHLIATDPAASLDLPAWCHLTGHGYLGPVPGDRPTYAVEVSATARATDARRPWRPVT, translated from the coding sequence GTGGATGCCCAGGTGAATCCGGTGGTGCTGGACGGCGGGGACCGGCGCTGCGTGGTCCTTCTGATCGAGCTGCGCAAGCTGATCGCGACGCTGCCGCCGGGCGCCACAGTGCACCTGATCGCCACCGATCCGGCCGCGTCCCTGGACCTGCCGGCCTGGTGCCACCTGACCGGGCACGGCTATCTCGGCCCGGTGCCCGGCGACCGCCCCACCTACGCGGTCGAGGTCTCGGCGACCGCCCGGGCCACCGACGCCCGCCGGCCCTGGCGACCGGTCACTTGA
- a CDS encoding ABC transporter ATP-binding protein: MTGFATLRLDGVTRRFAGTDALAGLDLEIERGEFVALLGPSGCGKSTALNCLAGLLPLSDGSIWRDGTRLDTLPPERRGFGMVFQNYALFPHLSVQKNVAFGLRMRGVPRAETRRRTDAAIRLVHLEEHARKLPGQLSGGQQQRVAIARAVVIEPALVLMDEPLSNLDAKLRLDMRSEIRKLHQDLGLTTVYVTHDQEEALSMADRLVVLRAGRVQQIGTPEEVHDHPANRHVADFIGFRNLLPGTFRAGTAEINGLTVRAPGSPVGPLRDGDPIVAAIRPEDIALGSGVEATVEVAEYHGREIAAEVRTAGGLALHLRTPRRLAPGDKVAVTLPAEKLLIFPGEDQ, from the coding sequence ATGACGGGTTTCGCGACGCTGCGGCTGGACGGGGTGACCCGGCGGTTCGCCGGTACCGACGCCCTGGCGGGCCTGGATCTGGAGATCGAGCGGGGCGAGTTCGTGGCGCTGCTCGGACCGTCCGGCTGCGGCAAGTCGACAGCGCTGAACTGCCTGGCCGGGCTGCTGCCGCTCAGCGACGGGAGCATCTGGCGGGACGGGACCCGGCTGGACACGCTGCCCCCGGAACGCCGCGGGTTCGGCATGGTGTTCCAGAACTACGCGCTCTTCCCGCACCTGTCCGTACAGAAGAATGTCGCCTTCGGTCTCCGGATGCGCGGCGTGCCGCGCGCCGAGACGCGCCGCCGCACCGACGCGGCGATCCGGCTGGTGCACCTCGAGGAACACGCCCGGAAACTGCCCGGCCAGCTCTCCGGCGGGCAGCAGCAGCGGGTCGCCATCGCCCGGGCCGTGGTGATCGAGCCGGCGCTGGTGCTGATGGACGAGCCGTTGAGCAACCTCGACGCGAAACTGCGGCTCGACATGCGCTCGGAGATTCGCAAACTGCACCAGGATCTCGGCCTGACCACCGTCTATGTCACCCACGACCAGGAGGAGGCGCTCTCCATGGCGGATCGCCTGGTGGTGCTCCGGGCCGGCCGCGTGCAGCAGATCGGCACCCCGGAGGAGGTGCACGACCATCCGGCGAATCGGCACGTCGCCGATTTCATCGGCTTCCGCAATCTGCTGCCCGGCACGTTCCGGGCGGGCACCGCCGAGATCAACGGCTTGACGGTACGCGCCCCCGGCAGTCCCGTCGGCCCGCTCCGCGACGGCGACCCGATCGTGGCGGCGATCCGTCCCGAGGACATCGCCCTCGGCAGCGGCGTCGAGGCGACCGTCGAGGTGGCCGAGTACCACGGCCGGGAGATCGCCGCCGAGGTCCGCACCGCCGGCGGCCTCGCCCTGCATCTGCGCACCCCGCGACGGCTGGCCCCGGGCGACAAGGTGGCCGTCACGCTGCCCGCGGAGAAACTGCTGATCTTCCCGGGCGAGGACCAGTGA